A DNA window from Onthophagus taurus isolate NC chromosome 1, IU_Otau_3.0, whole genome shotgun sequence contains the following coding sequences:
- the LOC111415962 gene encoding centromere/kinetochore protein zw10 homolog, producing the protein MSFLREVISAANKMDVDAIIKKTPDLEHSVEKIKKEFLGYLDDVFVQYTFPARQGLNFKKKITSAAATLSELEKSITDVTKQQIQTVEIDVVNYKKTLVETKEEIDILNHLISIHEFLLEVDTLFENQKYLDVIKLMKEIEKEMDVLRSIENLNIVDNIQSDISSKLKLLFTKMNEDICETIEYKSEEKIVSFTIINDNLLKELLLAYAENDDHIQILNDIARFLWESILCLLINCSVNIKTSTVTIKSLQLEVLTETKSTFKVVFENLKIVIDFLDKHFNFPLKIGSTLQYIGNDIKDNLSELIIKNCLNDTIPNTSDELQNYHLIIKEVEELEKILIESGLFSNDMHYLSSHVKNVDNLYVQKKCESYLRIAKELMKKDLHNMIEVGEPVDLNNPFKIDLDVFYQRSVSKCCIDLLNFTENIFKQIVNSDYNTAKPLYETLTNIFGIYGDTVSKHHKKLLETIPQQVALFLNNCNYISYKIIKFEEIYGNKMKSILNIDQDLFSFEIYSLRSKGHQMFNEFINQQINQMEQIMNESGLVNVICLEKLEPITEKSIRQCLRQQELLRTVWNKVLSHTDYNKNLGITLNFLCKTIIDAVLKYTDINSDAGDQLVDVLKVIFTRGPKLFADQKDVYVHVDLWHKLNELSFLLSANLLEISDRWADGKGPLALHFKGEELKNLIRALFQNSDRRAAVLSKIQ; encoded by the coding sequence ATGAGTTTTTTAAGAGAAGTGATATCTGCTGCAAATAAAATGGACGTAGATGCGATAATTAAAAAGACCCCCGATTTAGAACATagtgtggaaaaaattaaaaaagaatttttaggttatttggACGATGTTTTCGTGCAATACACGTTTCCTGCGCGGCAAGGACTAAActttaagaagaaaattacTTCAGCAGCGGCTACTTTATCTGAATTGGAGAAGTCTATAACTGATGTAACAAAACAACAGATACAAACGGTTGAAATTGATGTGGTGAATTACAAGAAAACGTTGGTTGAaactaaagaagaaattgatatATTGAACCATTTAATTAGCATTCATGAGTTTCTTTTAGAGGTGGATACTTTATTTGAGAATCAAAAGTATTTGgatgttattaaattgatgaAGGAGATTGAGAAAGAGATGGATGTTCTAAGATcgattgaaaatttaaacattgtGGATAACATTCAAAGCGATATcagttcaaaattaaaactattgtTTACAAAAATGAATGAGGATATTTGTGAAACAATTGAGTATAAAAGTGAGGAgaaaattgtttcatttacaattattaatgataatttattaaaagaattattgttAGCATATGCTGAAAATGATGATCACattcaaatattaaatgaTATCGCCAGATTTTTATGGGAATCAATCCTTTGTTTGCTAATTAATTGTTCTGTTAATATCAAAACATCAACTGTTACtataaaatcattacaatTAGAAGTTTTAACAGAAACTAAAAGCACCTTTAAAgttgtatttgaaaatttaaaaattgtaattgattttttagataaacattttaattttcccCTAAAAATTGGTTCAACATTACAATATATAGGAAATGacattaaagataatttatcagaattaattataaaaaattgtttaaatgaCACAATTCCAAACACATCCGatgaattacaaaattatcacttaataataaaagaagttgaagaacttgaaaagattttaataGAAAGTGGATTATTTTCCAATGACATGCACTATTTATCGAGtcatgttaaaaatgttgataaccTTTATGTTCAAAAGAAATGTGAATCTTATTTGAGGATAGCAAAAGAACTAATGAAGAAAGATCTTCATAATATGATTGAAGTTGGTGAACCtgttgatttaaataatccaTTTAAAATTGACCTTGATGTGTTTTATCAAAGATCGGTTTCTAAGTGTTGtatagatttattaaattttactgAAAATATATTCAAACAAATCGTGAATAGTGATTATAACACAGCAAAACCATTATATGAAactttaacaaatatttttggcATCTACGGTGATACAGTTTCAAAACATCACAAAAAACTCTTAGAAACAATCCCCCAACAAGTTGCcttatttctaaataattgcaattatatttcttataaaataataaaattcgaaGAAATTTACGGAAATAAgatgaaatcaattttaaatattgaccaagatttattttcatttgaaATATACAGTTTGAGATCAAAAGGACatcaaatgtttaatgaatttatcaatcaacaaattaatcaaatgGAGCAAATTATGAATGAGTCTGGATTAGTTAATGTTATttgtttagaaaaattagaacCAATTACTGAGAAATCAATACGACAATGTTTAAGGCAACAAGAATTATTAAGAACCGTATGGAATAAAGTTTTATCTCATAcggattataacaaaaatcttGGAATAACCCtcaactttttatgcaaaactATAATTGATGCAGTTTTAAAATACACAGATATTAACTCAGATGCAGGAGATCAATTAGTTGATGtcttaaaagttatttttacaaGAGGACCTAAATTATTTGCTGATCAAAAAGACGTTTATGTACACGTTGATCTATGgcataaattaaatgaattgtcgtttttattaagtgcaaatttattagaaatatcGGATCGTTGGGCGGATGGAAAAGGACCTTTAGCCTTGCATTTTAAAGGAGAGGAGTTGAAGAATTTAATTCGAGctttgtttcaaaattcggATAGAAGAGCTGCTGTACTAtctaaaatacaataa